From Achromobacter spanius, a single genomic window includes:
- a CDS encoding amidohydrolase family protein gives MQAPTDIRRPDGAARGRWDCHTHIFGPWQDYPLASNPAYVPAEAPFCALRALHAACGLTRGVIVQAAPYGEDHTALLDALRAGGGAYRGIALISETTSPQTLERLHGAGVRGIRLGMMKHLAGKPDATRMGALLDKIRPLGWHALVHGELPDVLDVVPELLRHGVPLVIDHMARAPVDGSVDLAPLLALLRDANVWIKLSGADRITRGQNDCRAALPTMARLIEAAPDRAIWGSDWPHVNIAYPPPAMPSLLGLLHEACGAGPALLASILSDNPSRLYG, from the coding sequence GTGCAAGCTCCAACTGATATCCGCCGCCCCGACGGCGCGGCGCGCGGCCGCTGGGACTGCCATACGCATATCTTCGGCCCCTGGCAGGACTATCCGCTCGCGAGCAATCCCGCCTATGTGCCCGCCGAGGCGCCCTTCTGCGCGCTGCGCGCGCTGCATGCCGCCTGCGGTTTGACGCGCGGCGTCATCGTGCAGGCGGCGCCCTATGGCGAAGACCACACGGCGCTGCTCGACGCATTGCGTGCCGGCGGCGGCGCGTACCGGGGGATCGCACTGATCTCCGAAACCACGTCCCCGCAGACGCTTGAACGCCTGCATGGCGCGGGCGTGCGCGGCATCCGCCTGGGCATGATGAAGCACCTGGCCGGCAAGCCTGACGCCACGCGCATGGGCGCACTGCTGGACAAGATCAGACCGCTGGGCTGGCACGCGCTGGTCCATGGTGAATTGCCCGACGTGCTGGACGTCGTGCCGGAGTTGCTGCGCCATGGCGTGCCGCTTGTCATCGATCACATGGCCCGCGCGCCCGTGGACGGTTCTGTGGACCTGGCGCCGCTGCTCGCACTGCTGCGCGATGCCAACGTGTGGATCAAGCTATCGGGCGCCGACCGCATCACCCGCGGCCAGAACGACTGCCGCGCCGCACTGCCGACGATGGCGCGTCTGATCGAAGCGGCCCCGGACCGCGCGATCTGGGGCAGTGACTGGCCGCACGTCAATATCGCTTATCCCCCGCCCGCCATGCCATCGCTGCTTGGCCTGCTGCACGAGGCGTGCGGCGCCGGCCCGGCGCTGCTGGCCTCGATCCTGAGCGACAACCCAAGCCGTCTCTACGGCTGA
- a CDS encoding SMP-30/gluconolactonase/LRE family protein — MWEPSQRYPDPAIRTLAPAFEKYHLPSAAVERLATGCRWAEGPVWFGDGRYLLWSDVPNDRILRWDEISNTVHTFRSPSNHANGNTRDRQGRLITCEHRSRRVTRTEHDGRITVLADSHAGRPLNSPNDVVVKSDGSIWFTDPPFGIVGHYQGEPARQELPANVYRIDGATGQLTVAAESVNGPNGLAFSPDEKLLYVIESRARPRNILVFRVQDDGASLSKPEILVDASAGTPDGFRVDVDGNLWCGWGMGTEELDGVRIFSPDGEAIGHIALPERCANLCFGGTHRNRLFMASCTSLYSLYVNTQGAPGG, encoded by the coding sequence ATGTGGGAACCCTCGCAACGCTACCCCGACCCCGCCATCCGCACGCTGGCCCCGGCTTTCGAGAAATATCACCTGCCATCCGCCGCCGTCGAACGTCTTGCGACCGGCTGCCGCTGGGCCGAAGGCCCGGTCTGGTTTGGCGACGGCCGCTATCTGCTGTGGAGCGACGTGCCCAACGACCGCATCCTGCGCTGGGACGAGATCAGCAACACCGTCCACACGTTTCGATCGCCGTCCAATCATGCCAACGGCAACACGCGCGATCGCCAGGGCAGGCTCATTACCTGTGAACATCGCTCCCGGCGTGTGACGCGCACCGAGCATGACGGACGCATCACCGTGCTGGCGGACAGTCATGCGGGGCGCCCGCTCAACTCGCCCAACGATGTCGTCGTCAAATCCGATGGCTCGATCTGGTTCACCGACCCGCCGTTCGGCATCGTCGGACATTACCAGGGCGAACCCGCGCGGCAGGAACTGCCCGCCAATGTCTATCGCATCGACGGCGCGACAGGGCAACTCACCGTCGCCGCCGAAAGCGTGAACGGTCCGAACGGACTGGCATTCTCGCCGGACGAAAAGCTGTTGTACGTCATCGAGTCCCGCGCGCGTCCCCGCAACATCCTCGTCTTCCGCGTTCAGGACGACGGGGCAAGCCTGAGCAAGCCGGAGATCCTGGTCGATGCGTCGGCCGGCACGCCTGACGGCTTTCGCGTGGACGTGGACGGCAACCTCTGGTGCGGCTGGGGCATGGGCACCGAAGAACTCGATGGCGTGCGGATCTTTTCGCCGGACGGTGAGGCCATCGGCCACATCGCCCTGCCCGAGCGCTGCGCCAACCTGTGCTTCGGCGGCACGCATCGCAACCGGCTGTTCATGGCTTCCTGCACGTCCCTCTACTCGCTGTACGTCAATACCCAAGGCGCGCCAGGCGGCTGA
- a CDS encoding Bug family tripartite tricarboxylate transporter substrate binding protein produces MKKKILCTLLASAAAVLTALSGPAAAAQPTRLVVAFPPGGPADSLARLLAKELESELGRTVIVENKPGANGAIAATYVIRSPADGSVLFLSSAGAIAINPSLYPNLPYKPAQDLSPVALVVHTPEVLVVSPKNPIKTATDYVASAAKRKEPAALASSGVGSMPHMTIELLKSQTRIDFLHVAYKGAAPAIADTIGGHVEAFFGDVSGLMPFINDGQLTALGVAAPARLKSLPKVPTLAEQGIPNVEASNWYGVFAPKGTPADVVGQLNQAVRNSLKAKALIDNLASLGVEPSPSSPEEFGELVKTDTAKWAQVVKAGNVKAE; encoded by the coding sequence ATGAAAAAGAAGATTCTTTGCACCCTGCTCGCCAGCGCGGCGGCTGTCCTGACGGCGCTATCCGGGCCCGCTGCCGCCGCCCAGCCCACGCGGCTGGTCGTGGCCTTTCCGCCGGGCGGTCCGGCCGATTCGCTCGCGCGCCTCCTGGCCAAAGAGCTTGAAAGCGAATTGGGCCGCACCGTCATCGTGGAAAACAAACCGGGCGCCAATGGCGCCATCGCCGCCACCTACGTGATCCGCAGCCCGGCTGATGGCAGCGTGCTGTTCCTGAGTTCAGCCGGCGCCATCGCCATCAATCCGTCGCTATACCCCAACCTGCCGTACAAACCGGCACAGGACTTAAGCCCCGTGGCGTTGGTGGTCCATACGCCTGAAGTGCTGGTGGTCTCGCCCAAGAACCCCATCAAGACAGCCACCGACTACGTCGCCTCGGCCGCCAAGCGCAAGGAGCCGGCCGCGCTGGCGTCGTCGGGCGTGGGCAGCATGCCGCACATGACCATCGAACTGCTCAAGAGCCAGACCAGGATCGACTTCCTGCATGTCGCCTACAAAGGCGCCGCACCCGCCATTGCCGACACCATCGGCGGCCATGTCGAAGCCTTCTTCGGTGACGTGTCGGGCCTCATGCCCTTCATCAACGATGGCCAACTGACCGCACTGGGCGTCGCCGCGCCTGCCCGGCTGAAGTCTCTGCCCAAAGTGCCCACACTGGCCGAGCAAGGCATCCCCAACGTCGAGGCCAGCAACTGGTATGGCGTCTTCGCGCCCAAGGGAACGCCGGCAGACGTCGTGGGCCAACTGAATCAGGCGGTGCGCAACAGCCTGAAGGCCAAGGCGCTGATCGACAACCTGGCAAGTCTGGGCGTGGAACCGAGCCCGTCGTCGCCGGAGGAGTTCGGTGAACTGGTGAAGACCGACACCGCGAAATGGGCGCAGGTGGTGAAAGCGGGGAACGTGAAGGCGGAGTAG
- a CDS encoding aspartate kinase has translation MSLIVHKYGGTSMGSVERIRNVARRVAKWHAAGHQVVVVPSAMAGETNRLLGLARELSPQPDGRELDMIAATGEQASSGLLAIALQAEGVSARSYAGWQVPVRTDSSFTKARITSIDDARVRADLDAGRVVIVTGFQGIDPDGHITTLGRGGSDTSAVAVAAAIKADECLIYTDVDGVYTTDPRVVPEARRMSVVSFEEMLEMASLGSKVLQIRSVEFAGKYRVPVRVLSSLTDPLIPLEEEMVSGTLITFEEDEKMEAAVVSGIAFSRDEAKITLLGVPDKPGIAFSILGPVAAANIDVDMIVQNQSVAGTTDFSFTVNRNEFARAVDLLKREVIPAVGARELSTDEKVAKVSIVGIGMRSHVGVASLMFQTLSQEGINIQMISTSEIKTSVIIDDKYMELGVRALHKAFGLDQAPATKV, from the coding sequence ATGTCCCTGATCGTTCACAAATATGGCGGTACTTCGATGGGCTCGGTCGAGCGCATCAGAAACGTGGCGCGTCGCGTCGCAAAGTGGCACGCCGCCGGCCACCAAGTTGTTGTTGTCCCGTCCGCCATGGCGGGTGAGACGAATCGCCTGCTGGGCCTGGCGCGCGAGCTCTCGCCCCAGCCCGACGGCCGCGAACTCGACATGATCGCCGCCACCGGCGAACAAGCCAGCAGCGGCCTTCTGGCCATTGCCTTGCAGGCCGAAGGCGTGTCCGCGCGCAGCTATGCCGGTTGGCAAGTGCCCGTGCGCACCGATTCGTCGTTCACGAAAGCCCGCATCACGTCCATCGACGACGCCCGCGTGCGCGCTGATCTGGACGCCGGCCGCGTGGTCATCGTGACGGGCTTTCAGGGCATCGACCCTGACGGCCACATCACCACGCTGGGCCGCGGCGGCTCCGACACCTCGGCCGTGGCCGTGGCGGCCGCCATCAAGGCCGACGAATGCCTGATCTACACCGACGTGGACGGCGTCTACACGACCGATCCGCGCGTGGTGCCCGAAGCGCGCCGCATGTCCGTCGTTTCCTTCGAGGAAATGCTGGAAATGGCCTCGCTGGGCTCCAAGGTCCTGCAGATCCGCTCGGTCGAATTCGCCGGCAAGTATCGTGTTCCGGTCCGGGTCCTGTCCTCGCTGACCGACCCCCTTATCCCGCTCGAGGAAGAAATGGTCTCGGGCACGCTGATTACTTTTGAGGAAGACGAAAAAATGGAAGCCGCCGTTGTCTCCGGCATCGCCTTCAGCCGCGACGAAGCCAAAATCACCCTGCTGGGCGTTCCCGACAAACCCGGCATCGCATTCTCCATCCTGGGTCCCGTCGCCGCCGCCAACATCGACGTCGACATGATCGTGCAGAACCAGTCCGTGGCCGGCACGACCGACTTCTCGTTCACCGTGAACCGCAACGAATTTGCGCGCGCCGTGGACCTGCTCAAGCGCGAAGTCATCCCCGCCGTGGGCGCACGTGAACTGTCCACCGACGAAAAGGTCGCCAAGGTCTCGATCGTCGGCATCGGCATGCGCTCGCACGTCGGCGTCGCCAGCCTGATGTTCCAGACGCTCTCGCAAGAGGGCATCAACATCCAGATGATCAGCACCAGCGAAATCAAGACCTCGGTCATCATCGACGACAAGTACATGGAACTGGGCGTTCGCGCCCTGCACAAGGCCTTCGGCCTGGACCAGGCGCCCGCCACCAAGGTCTGA
- the tilS gene encoding tRNA lysidine(34) synthetase TilS, with product MTDVPPPGSNPPAGAGAIPSLPISTALAAALRQTLQALPERPRRIAVAFSGGADSAMLAVHAAAVAPLLGIEVMLFHVHHGLQAQADEWAQCGQVLAARLALPLIEARVHVEPASGKGIEAAARDARYAALARLAGEHGVNHILLAHHSNDQAETVLLRLLRGTGLSGMAAMAPVTQRGGVTYLRPWLERDRSEILQAADDVEAAIGWRAVQDPTNADPRYTRAALRELLAPVLDARWSGWRGIVARHARHMAEAAEILDEVAREDFAGLDPSADGASFSLQAWRALSPARQAQVLRYWLQRNGARMPTDARMADLLRQLRGLHSLGHDRQLRVEQAGHVVRCHRGRVWVERRGQADL from the coding sequence ATGACTGACGTCCCGCCGCCCGGCAGCAATCCTCCGGCGGGCGCGGGCGCCATTCCCTCCTTGCCCATCTCCACCGCGCTTGCCGCGGCGTTGCGCCAGACGCTCCAGGCACTGCCCGAGCGACCGCGCCGCATTGCCGTCGCCTTCAGCGGCGGGGCGGACTCGGCCATGCTGGCCGTGCATGCCGCGGCCGTGGCGCCACTGCTTGGCATCGAGGTGATGCTTTTCCATGTGCACCACGGCTTGCAGGCGCAGGCCGACGAGTGGGCGCAATGTGGACAGGTTCTGGCCGCACGGCTGGCGCTGCCGCTCATCGAGGCGCGCGTCCACGTGGAGCCGGCCAGCGGCAAGGGCATCGAGGCCGCCGCGCGCGATGCGCGCTACGCCGCGCTGGCCCGGTTGGCTGGGGAGCATGGCGTCAATCACATTCTGCTCGCCCACCACAGCAACGATCAGGCGGAAACCGTCTTGCTGCGCCTCTTGCGCGGAACCGGGCTGTCGGGCATGGCGGCGATGGCGCCGGTGACGCAGCGCGGCGGCGTGACGTATCTGCGTCCGTGGCTGGAGCGGGATCGCAGCGAGATTCTGCAGGCGGCCGATGACGTCGAGGCGGCCATCGGCTGGCGCGCCGTGCAGGACCCCACCAACGCCGATCCACGCTACACCCGCGCCGCGCTGCGTGAGCTGCTGGCGCCCGTGCTGGATGCAAGATGGTCCGGCTGGCGCGGCATCGTCGCGCGCCATGCGCGGCACATGGCCGAGGCCGCAGAGATCCTGGACGAAGTCGCGCGTGAGGATTTTGCGGGGCTTGACCCCAGTGCCGACGGCGCGAGTTTTTCGTTGCAGGCGTGGCGCGCGCTTTCACCTGCCCGCCAGGCGCAGGTGTTGCGATATTGGCTGCAGCGCAACGGGGCGCGCATGCCGACCGATGCGCGCATGGCGGACCTGCTGCGTCAGCTTCGCGGCCTGCACAGCCTGGGCCATGATCGGCAATTGCGGGTGGAGCAGGCTGGCCACGTCGTGCGTTGTCATCGCGGCCGCGTATGGGTGGAGCGCCGGGGCCAAGCCGATTTGTAA